Within Pecten maximus chromosome 15, xPecMax1.1, whole genome shotgun sequence, the genomic segment gattatatcaacatttccctgatgatatcaacatttccctgataatattaacatttctctgattatatcaacatttccctgattacatcaacatttccctgataatatcaacatttccctgattatatcaacatttccctggttatatcaacatttccctgattatatcaacatttccctgattatatcaacatttccttgattatatcaacatttccctaattatatcaacattccctgattatatcaacatttccctgattatatcaacatttcactgattatatcaacatttccctgattatatcaacatttcactgattatatcaacatttcactgattatatcaacatttccctgattatatcaacatttccctgattatatccacatttccctgattatatcaacatgtccttgattatatcaacatttctctgattatatcaacatttcactgattatatcaacatttccctgatAATATCAACATGTCcttgattatatcaacatttcactgattatatcaacatttccctgattatatcaacatttccctgattatatcaatattcactgattatatcaacatttccctggttatatcaacatttccttgattatatcaacatttccttgaTTATATCAACgttccctgattatatcaacatctcCCTGATGATATCAACatatccctgattatatcaacatttccctgattaAATCAACattccctgattatatcaacatattcctgattatatcaacatttctctgataatatcaacatttccctgattatatcaacatttccctggttatatcaacatttccctgattatatcaacatttccctggttatatcaacatttccctgattatatcaacattttcctgattatatcaacatttccctgattatatcaacatttccctggttatatcaatattttcctgatgatatcaacatttcactCATAATATCAACTgttccctgattatatcaacgttccctgattatatcaacatttccctgattatatcaacatttcactgattatatcaacatttccctgatAATATCGACATTttcctgattatatcaacatctcCTTGATGATATCAACatatccctgattatatcaacatttccctgattatatcaacattccctgattatatcaacatattcctgattatatcaacatttctctgataatatcaacatttccctgataatatcaacatttccctgattatatcaacatttcactgattatatcaacatttctctgataatatcaacatttccctgattatatcaacatttccctggttatatcaacatttccctgattatatcaacatttcactgattatatcaacatttccctgattatatcaacatttccctgattatatccacatttccctgattatatcaacatgtccttgattatatcaacatttctctgattatatcaacatttcactgattatatcaacatttccctgattatatcaacatgtccttgattatatcaacatttcactgattatatcaacatttccctgattatatcaacattccctgattatatcaacattccctgattatatcaacatttccctgattatatcaacatttccctggttatatcaacatttccctgattatatcaacatttccctgataatatcaacattccctgataatatcaacatttccctgattatatcaacatttccctgattatatcaacatttcactgattatatcaacatttccctgattatatcaacatttccctgattatatcaacatttccctgattatatcaacattttcctgattatatcaacattacctgattatatcaacatttcactgattatatcaacattttcctgattatatcaacattccctgattatatcaacattttcctgattatatcaacatttccctgattatatcaacattttcctgattatatcaacattccctgataatatcaacatttccctgataatatcaacatttccgtgataatatcaacattccctgataatatcaacatttccctgataatatcaacatttccctgattacatcaacatttccctgattatatcaacatttccctgattacatcaacatttccctgattatatcaacatttcaatgattatatcaacattcgCTGAGTATATCAACATTcccctgattatatcaacatttccctgattatatcaacatttccttgaTTATATCAGcatttccctgattatatcaacatttccctgattatatcaacatttccctgattatatcaacattccctgattatatcaacatttcactgattatatcaacatttcactgattatatcaacatttccctgattatatcaacatttccctgattatatcaacatttccttgataatatcaacatttcactgattatatcaacatttccctgattatatcaacattccctgattatatcaacatttcactgattatatcaacatttccctgattatatcaacattccctgattatatcaacatttcactgattatatcaacatttcactgattatatcaacattttcctgattatatcaacatttccctgattatatcaacatttcccggattatatcaacatttccctgattatatcaacatttccctgattatatcaacatttccctgataatatcaacatttcactgattatatcaacatttccctgattatatcaacatttcactgattatatcaacatttccctggttatatcaacatttccctgattatatcaacatttccctgataatatcaacatttcactgattatatcaacatttcactgattatatcaacattccctgataatatcaacatttcaatgatgatatcaacatttccctgattatatcaaccTTGCCtgattatatcattatttcCTGATTTCATCAACATTTTCCTGATTAAACAAAAAATTCCCTTAACACTTTAATCGTTCAATAGATTTAATATCAACATCTCATTGATTGCTATAACCTTTcgatacattttatttttaatagaGTTTTTCTTGGTGAATACAATGAATCATGCTCACTTCAAACCTccctcgttttttttttaaatgatagcCTAGTTATACCAGTCATGATTATCACAAACCTTATTTCTGTAGTTACAATTACCTCAGTTAGATAATTTACAGATCTTCAACctcatattttataaaacacaacTTCGACATTAGGAAGTCTGCATCATTATAGGATACAAGAAGCTTAGTAAATCCGGGAGTATTATTTTTAGATTAGTCATTGTTTTAGGTCCGATATTTTTAGATTAGTCATTGTTTTAGGTCCGATATCCGATATTTTTAGATTAGTCATTGTTTTAGGTCCGATATTTTTAGATTAGTCATTGTTTTAGGTCCGATATTTTTAGATTAGTCATTGTTTTAGGTCCGATATTTTTAGATTAGTCATTGTTTTAGGTCCGATATTTTTAGATTAGTCATTGTTTTAGGTCCGAAATTTTTAGATTAGTCATTGTTTTAGGTCCGATATTTTTAGATTAGTCATTGTTTTAGGTCCGATATTTTTAGATTAGTCATTGTTTTAGGTTCGATATTTTTAGATTAGTCATTGTTTTAGGTCCGATATGTCTCCACTTGAGAGACGCACGCTTTGAAACTGAAACATGGTTGTCACCATCGGTCATCACAtaccacttttttttttaattttaattttttttttatatttccccGCTCGATCCGATAGTCAGTCATATGGATGCGGtgtgatctaaaacataactacatgtacaagcagagatctatatatacatttttttgtatgtcTCTGCTGCAAGCGATGATAAATCTTGACGGACATTTGAAAATACCAAGTGCAAGTAATTATTCACATGCAGAAGCTATAATTGAAATGCAGTCCATAACTTGTCTCAGACCTAGAAATAACGTCCTTATCGATATAGAGGTGACATTACCATAGAGATAAGTGAATGATTAGGATCTGGCCAATAGGAACGTACCGATAGAGATGCGCGCCACCTACCGTCAATAACCGAACTGTATTTCCTCGACGAGCTTTATATAGAGTGATGATGGTTTCGCTACTTTAAAAGGAATGGGTAAAACTAATTGTGTACGTTGAATGGCACTTGAAGGAGGACGGATGTGTCGTTATTGGTTAAATGAACACGGGAAGGCTTAGCGTTTACACAGTTTATATAGAATGTAGAGTGAAGTTAATGGATTGCTTGTATCGGTATTCATTACATTGTGGAGTCAGCAATCTGTAGCAAACGCAGTCATGGGACACATAAACCTGTCTACGGCTCAGAACAATGGCTATCTGGCGACATCAACAATTCTCCGACACGTTATGATACCGACATTAAAGGCAAAAATGCGCATTGGAACTAGAAAACCATTTATATACGTATCAATTGGTCTTTAACAGTTCATTTTTATGGTATGGAATGCGACGTAAATACACTTTTCAAAAACACATATGTTAGAGATTCATTCATTAGTTCTATTTTCCGACTGTTATCCTTTTATTGCGTATTATCCCGTGTGTCTATAAGTTCAGCGTCAGACATCTGTAATACACGAAAAGCCTAATGGAATTAACGTTCTACTTGTTTTGATGTGGACGGATCCGATTATTTCCCCTAACCAAGACGGGCTTGGACAGAACCGATAATGTCCCTCATCGTGACGGGCGCGAACGAAACCAACTTCCCATCGTCGTGAGGAGTTCAGACGGAACCGATAATCTCCCTCATCGTGATGGGCGTAAACGGAACCAACTTCCATCGTCGTGAGGGGTTCAGACGGAACCGATAATCTCCCTCATCGTACGTGACGGAACCGATGATGTAACCTATGACGGAACTGACGACGGAACCGATAGTCTCTCTCTTCCCGACGGGCGCAGACGGAACCGCTTAGTATATAATTTGTCACAACTATTCGACTTTGGTTTGTCTTTGTCACATCTTATCGCTGGGTGGGCGGTCTAGTGACAGGACGCTTGGTGGGCATTCTAGTGACGGGACGCTTGGTGGGAGGTCTTATGACGGGACGCTTGGTGGGAGGTCTAGTGGCACGACGCTTGGTGGGCGGTCTAGTGGCACGACGCTTGGTGGGCGGTCTAGTGGCACGACGCTTGATGGGCGGTCCAGTGACGGGACGCTGGGGGAGGTCTAATGATGGGACGCTGGTTGGACTGTCAAGTGACAGGACGCTGGGTCGGCGGTCTAGTGACAGGACGCTGAGTGGGTTGTCTAGTGACGGGACGCTGTGTGGGCTTTCTAGTGACAGGACGCTGTGTCGGCGGTCTAGTGACGGGAGGCTGGGTGGGCGGTCTAGTGACGGGACGCTGGGTGGGAGGACTTAAGACGGGACGCTGGGTGGGCGGTCCAGTGACAGGACGCTGGGTGGGAGGTCTTAAGACGGGACGCTTGGTGGGCGGTCTAGTGACGGGACGCTGGATGGGAGGTCCAGTGACGGGACGCTGTGTCAGCGGTCTAGTGACAGGACGCTGGGTAGGAGGTCTTAAGACGGGACGCTGGGTGGGCGGTCTAGTGACGGGACGCTGGATGGGAGGTCCAGTGACGGGACGCTGGATGGGAGGTCCAGTGACGGGACGCTGTGACAGCGGTCTAGTGACAGGACGCTGGGTGGGCGGTCTTGTGACGGGTCGCTGTGTGGGTGGTCTAGTGACGGGTCGCTGTGTGGGCGGTCTAGTGACACGACGTTGGGTGGGTGGTCTAGTGACGGGACACTGTGTGGGTGGTCTAGTGACAGGACGCTGGGTGGGCGGTCTAGTGACGGGACGCTGGATTGGAGATCTAGTGACAGGACGCTGGGTGGGTGGTCTAGTGACGGGTCGCTGTGTGGGCGGTCTAGTGACACGACGCTGGGTGGGTGGTCAAGTGACAGGACGCTGGGTGGGTGGTCTAGTGACGGGTCGCTGTGTGGGCGGTCTAGTGACACGACGCTGGGTGGGCGGTCTAGTGACAGGACTCTGGGTGGGCGGTCCATTGACGGGACGCTGTGTGGGCGGTCTAGTGACACGACGCTGGGTGGGTGGTCTAGTGACACGACGCTGGGTGGGTGGTCTAGTGACGGGACGCCGGGTGGGCCGTCTAGTGACGGGACGCTTGGTGAGCGGTCATGTAGGTGGCTTGATTGGTCACTGTGGTACTAAAGTTTCAGATCTGTAAACATATTGCGGATAGAtgagtttttttcattttccgGCACTCCCTCATGTCCAGGCACTCATCATAACACAATGCGATATTGGGAGACATTGTTAATTTAAATGATTGCCGAATTCACTTTACGTAGAACAGTAATTTTGTTATAGTTTGATAATTTGATGTTAAAGCTAATAGCGCCTCGCCATTAGTATCTGAAGCAGCCATTTCTGTAAATTTATTCTCTGTTATAGAACGTTCAACCGCAGATAGTGTAAACAACAAAGGAGGGTTATCGATTGTTCCAAAAGATTTAGTATCGGTAATTTTAATGTTATCACTTATTAGTTTTGAAATAGAATTTGATGATATTGTGGGTGAGGAAGCTTGGTCTGCAGGGTTAATTTATCAAAGTGGTTATTGGAGAGGTAACGTCGTTTCCTCAATTAGATGTGACAAATACAGACTAAAATCGATAAGATGTGATAAGACAAACTTAAGTCGATGAGATTTGATAAAGACAAACTGAAGTCGATATGACGTGAAAAAGACAAATTACAGTCGATAAGATGTGGCAAAGACAAACTAAAGACGCTAAGACGTGACAAAGACAAACTTAAGTCAATAAGATTTGATAAAGACAAGCTTAAGTCAATAAGATTAGATAAATACAAAGTTAAGTCGATAAGatttaataaagaaaaaaatgaagtcgATAAGATAAGATAAAGACAAACTATGGTTGATaagattaaataaaaacaaactgaaGTCGATTATATTTGCTAAAGACAAACTGAAGTCGATAAGATTTGATAAAGACAAACTTAATTCGATAAGATAAGATAAAGACAAACTGAAGTCGATAAGATTTGATAAGAACAATCTGAAGTCGATAAGATTTAATAAAGACAACCTGAAGTCAATAAATCAGATGAAGACAAACTAAGATTGATAAGATCAGATAAAGACAAACTAAGGTTGATAAGATCAGATAAAGACAAATTAAGATTGATAAGATCGGATAAAGACAAACTAAGATTGATAAGATCAGATAAAGACAAACTAAGATTGATAAGATCAGATAAAGACAAACTAAGGTTGATAAGATCAGATAAAGACAAACTATGGTTAATAAGACGTGTACCTTGTGTGACGATCAATCAACTTCATTTCAGAAGTGTTTCTAATGTACTCTTACCGTTTGTTGTATTTAGAAGAGTTAATTAGGTGGTGTATGCAGGCAGATAAAACTATATCGCAATAAAAATACTGCTATTTGCTAGCATTTAATTCCAATCCCTGTCCAATTCGTAACCGAAACGTGGCTTCAAGCGACGCCACACAAATCCATAAAAAGGTTTTGTACCCATGGCATATTTATAACTAtcacttttttcttttttactaCAATTTCTATGCTGTTAATAGTTATATGTTGTCGTGTGCCGAGGGAGAAACCGTCGAAGAGGAGAGTGTCgaggaaagaaaaaataaaacataatccCCGTGTGTTTTAATTAGGAGAGGCGATCAATGCCGGTAACTTAAATCTATCTTGAGGACACAGTAGACTAGAATCCGATTCTTCAGTCGTGTTACGTTTATTATCAGAATAACATTCATTGAGGTACAGCCGGTGCATTCCTTGGGGAGGTGTAGGTAAAGTAAGACCAAGACGCAGGTTTATGgccgacatttttttttaaattccatgTATGTGAAATTAAGTGACTTTGTTGTCACAACCCCGGTTCTCATATTGGGGGCATGACATTGCGCTGATTTCACATAGATTCATAGGGCAGGTGTAATCGATGAAAGGATTAATTTTGTGTCCTCGtaacaacaagggtcatataTGACGGGTTTCTAAGGGATACCAACAGAGATAAAGACGGTACCTGCAGGTGGTACATACATCCGCCATTAAATGAGCTCTTGTGTACGTTATAGTATTCTATTTTGACACGCAAAGCAAACAGGGTATAGAGACGCACAGCTTAAATGAGCTTCATCAAGTATAATACTTTTATTATCGTAATGGACATTAAACAGAGCTGCCAGATGTGTCCAAGGCCAACTCCGGTCATACCCCTCCCCTGTAGCAGGCGTTATTGTAATACTATGTTTGTGGTTTTGACTGAACTCTGTtgacatgtatatcacatgtggCACATCAAACGATGACGATTTCACAGAATCAAATTAATAAACACAATCGTACACAGTTTATATACCTTTATATTCCCTTCAGTTAGCCGTATACAACTCATGCTCATGATCTTTTTAATTCAACACCATGTTCACCTTACCTAAGTCATCTGAATATGTAGCAAATTGATGTAAAATCTACTAGGACGACTTTAATCTGAGGTGGAGAAATAGATATGATTGCATTGCAACTTGGTTTTCAAAACTAAAGGATTTCATGTTAATTTAGAGATTTAACTTCTGAGCTTTCCTTCGAAAAAATAAGAACCCGAATAAAGCTATTGTAACGTTAAGAAAGCGTAACAGATCGATCAagaatgtaataaaatatgacACGCCGTTAACACAAATGTACGATTTCGCTCTCTATATCACTCAGCATTAACACAAATATACGATATTACATTCAATATCACATAGCCTTGACACAAATATAGGATTTCATAATAGATATCCCAAAGCATTAACATAACTATGCGATTTCACATTCGATATCCCACAGCGTTAACACAAAAATTAcgatttaaaattcaatattcaacagcgtaaatacaaaaaatacgATTTCACATTCGATATTCATAAGTGTTACTAATACACTAGCATGATTTCAGTCTCGACATCCGAAAGTGTTTATAGATAAGAGGAACAGAGGGCCTGAAATGCTCACTTGGTTGGACAGGTTCAATTTGGTAATATCGACAAGAAGGGAATTAAATGATTAACCTCATTTTTCCAAACTTGGCCCCCGCCCCTCCAGCCCAAGGGGAGCCACATCCTACATCTATACAGCGTTTAATCTCCTTTGCCCATTAATGTTCATgacaaaattcatcaaaatccattcaagcGTTCAGAACAAGTAGGAaattaaaggatttacctcaattttccCTACTTGGCCTcgcccctccggccccaggggagccaTAGCCTCCGTTGATCTAACGTTTGATCCCCTCTACCCAATTATGCTCCAgtctaaatttcatcaaaatccattccaGCGTGCAGGACAAGTAAGAATTTGAAGGACTTCCACTATTTCCACTATTGGGCCCACCCCTCCGGAGCCAGGGGAGCCATACTATCCGCTTATAAAACGTTTTATCGcttttgcctaataatgctccagacaaaatttcatcaaaatccaccCAGGCCTTCAGGATAAGAAGGAATTTAAATGAAACAGTTAGAAAGAACGATCTGGACCTAACCATaagtaacaacaacaaaaaataacaacatcttAGTGCTCATGAgcggtttttttttcttcatgttTTATTTCGACAGGACTTTTATTACACAAAATATCGTAATATTTATAAAGGAATATATCATCATAAGACATATTACAACTCTGTTTACATATCCGCATACCATGATACGACAATCTACCTGTTACAGTACCCATACAATCATTAATAGATGTATACGTAATCAGGGTTTCTGTCCTCCTTGACATCTCACAGACATAAGTATTGATATCGTATGGCGTAAGTTGGTCGGATTAaacaaatcatatatatttatataatgtatatatacagttttatatagCAGTGATGGATATTTAGTTCACGTTTAAACTTAGTGAGATATTTACCAATTAAAGGAAAATAACGATACAACTCCCACTGTTCTCTGGAAATTTCATAACTAGGTACGCAATATGTTTTAATTCCGGGTGAAAACAACCCATCAACTATCTATTACGACATGATAGCGTCAGGCGATTGGTATAATACAGGTATAGGTAATCCCGTAATGACAGGTAAAATTAAACATGTGCCAATGTATTTCCTCACATTCATGACACTGTGATAATTTAGGTATATCAAATGAggatattgatataaaagaaCACTTCGACataagtattgatgttataatttatcacagacagGAGCGAAGGGATGCGTTCATCGGATGGATTTTGTTAATGAGCCAAGCACACACAGTTGATGGCAGATAGACTACGCCGAGTTAATCGCTGGCTCTTTGTTAAGTTTTGTACAGTTTTAATTACTGGCAGGTACCGAATTTTGGTCCTGTACATTAtgcaatacataatatttcagaaTATTATAATGTTAAGATACAATTAGGGATAAGAATAAGCAATCTTATACGAGACATCTCCTCAAAAGAGTAAAGTATAGACAGTTGATGACACTTAGTCATGAAATGACAGTCAAGGTAGTGCCACTGTCATAGTTATAACAATGAATACTCTAATGATTCAGAACGTGTGATAGTATTGTGcatttatgaattatatattgCTCACAATTATTAGCCGTGGGTATTGTGTTTTTAGACGCTAgctaatttcattttaaaactaCTTTCGGCAGCATACAGACGGAGCTGTTATTTTGGCGCTAACAACTTCCATACGACATACTTGTTCTTCCCTAACGAGTATCCTTATAGCAAGGAGTTGACTGGAACACAACGAAATATATTATGTAAGGATAAAATACCGCACCCATGACGGGACTCGAACTAGTGACCCTTCGGTTACTAGCATccgtcctaccactagactaccGTGacgggactcgaactagcgacccttcgGTTACATAGCCCTccgtcctaccactagacttCCGTGCCGGGACTCGTACTAGTGACCCTTCGGTTACTTAGCCCTCCGTCCAACCACTAGGCCACTGTGACTGGACTCGAACTAGTGACCCTTCGGTTACATAGCCCTccgtcctaccactagactaccgtgccgggactcgaactagtgACCATTCGGTTACAAAGCTATCCGTCCTATCATTGGACCACAGTGGCTCCGTAGACCTTGATACGACATAACCATATCGAAAAAACCACACgtaattaaatatgtatgtgGTATGTTCATCTACTTTTCACCAAACAATGCTAAAAACTACACTTCAATATCCGTATGGTCGAATGTACTGGGACATGTATCATGCTGTGTAAAACAGAAAATTGTGTGATATCGAAAAGAAAACTTTCTCAAATATCGGAATGACGTCACATTCAAGGACGAATGCTAATTCAGTAGAAACATACatccaaacaaacaaaacatatcaGTTTATATAGCAGCGTATGAAGGactttttatatatagataatgcTAATATCAACAATGATTGTCTTCTATACCTGAAACGAAACATCAAACgcttacatgtatgtatgtttgacGGTATAACATGACGAGTACACGAGATCTATGTCTGAGTATGTAGTTTCTTAACAATAAATCCACGATCACATTTCAGAAACATAATTAATCATTCCTTAGGCAACCGAGATAATTCCGGAGTCCAGCTGTCAAACTAACCACTAATATACTCCTGTACATTCAGGAGTAATCATTGATTAAACAACCAGACAGTAAACTGACCTGGTATTTTAGATGTACAATAACGTAAATGTATTTGTCACACTCAAATTTTACAGCCAAATCAACTGCAATGAGCGTAATGATGTTTTCTGAGGGAAAAGCACTAAAATAAGTCTAAATTTATAGAATATACAAATATTGCCAGGCTCCCGTTAAGAATACATTTCGttgtttttatgattttttcTTCAACTGTAGCATAATACaggcacatacatgtatattacgtTATATATTCGGTAATTAATCGAAAAATACCGGAAGGTGCTGTTCAAAAGAAATGAACACATCAAAGTCAGATGATGAGTGACAACATTTAAGCTGTTCCAGATCTATTCCCTGTCGGATTTCATTATTCCTCATAGTCATACCGGCAGCCATGGAAAACCCATTCTACTCATCATAGTATGGAACATGTGGTAGGAACACAACTGTCTTTTGTAAATTAtgcatttaaaaacaaaataagaaatcaatatttttgaatatattgAATTTCATCGACGTGAAGACGATTGGTGTTTAAGTTATATATCAAGTTGATTAATTTGGAAATTCACCATAATTGTCATTATCAAACCCGTGTTGTGTATCTCACTAGGTCATGTATAAGAATGAAATACTCCACCTCGTCGATTAAAATGTCAACATAATTGCATATAGAACTACAGTGTAGAAACACTTATTTAACGATCCATTGAAATAAGTAAGATGATAAATTGGACGTTATGCGGCTAGTCTCTAAACCTTCAATCACATTCCaaaaaacatatcaatcaaaTCACTAGACCAGATTTCTTTTATTCCAGGCCACATGTATGTGTATGCACATATATCCCACCACAGAAGCATGGACTTGAGGCAATGAAGCAGAGCTGTAGATAAGAATGCACGTCTGGCGGTCAGACATGTAGATCTATATAACACGGCGCGAGCTTGTAAAATGGCAGCTCTTGTGTAAATCACGACGCCGAAATAACCAATTAATTTAGCtctgtcacagacaatgttCTTTTCGGCCATAATATCGTCGTGTCCGGTACATTGACCAGTCTGATGTAACAGGGGATTGCTGGTCAATGCAGCATACATTTGCCCTGATTAGTGTCAGACATTGAATACTGTTCCTCACTAACGGGGACTGCGTTGTATCGGATGTCATTCCCTCTAGTTTCCTTTGACGTGACCTCGCCGTTTACGTTATCGTCCATTTGATAAGTCTCTTTCCGGTTCCGTTTATCAGACGTTTTTCTATCTAGAGTATCGCTGTTAAATGATAAAGTCTGATTGAGAGTTGTGTTAAGTCGCTTCGATCCTCCAAGCGATCGGTCTCTGATTCTTCGTCTCCAAGTCTTTCTTAAGTGAGTgataacctacatgtacaacaaataCAGAACTTTatcaaatacattatatacgaTGTTCCCCGACTATATTACATTTACAACAGTGTATTtagataaaataattatataaaagaaagaaaagaagcGCATGTACAATAGAGatagcaattaaaaaaaaaaaacaaaaaacaaaaaaacaatgcattatattctacaaatatatcatgggtgtctgtgcaatgGTCCATTTCAATATAGACCATCAGTCGATTACAAATACCAAGAACCAAACATTCTGGACAGATGCACAGATACCcgtgatatacttgttttattacataatcacttaAACACATTT encodes:
- the LOC117343425 gene encoding uncharacterized protein LOC117343425; this translates as MGGPVTGRCVSGLVTGRWVGGLKTGRWVGGLVTGRWMGGPVTGRWMGGPVTGRCDSGLVTGRWVGGLVTGRCVGGLVTGRCVGGLVTRRWVGGLVTGHCVGGLVTGRWVGGLVTGRWIGDLVTGRWVGGLVTGRCVGGLVTRRWVGGQVTGRWVGGLVTGRCVGGLVTRRWVGGLVTGLWVGGPLTGRCVGGLVTRRWVGGLVTRRWVGGLVTGRRVGRLVTGRLVSGHVGGLIGHCGTKVSDL